The following proteins are co-located in the Noviherbaspirillum sp. UKPF54 genome:
- the glmS gene encoding glutamine--fructose-6-phosphate transaminase (isomerizing): protein MCGIVGAVAQRNITPILLEGLKRLEYRGYDSCGVALHVDGALQRSRSTSRVAELQAQVEKAGLAGFTGIAHTRWATHGAPASHNAHPHFSRERIALVHNGIIENHDELREELRAAGYVFESQTDTEVIAHLIDHMYTGDLFETVQQAVRRLHGAYAIAVFCRDEPHRVVGARQGSPLIVGVGNGENFLASDAMALAGTTDQIIYLEEGDVVDLQLQRYWIVDGDGKPAQREVRTVHAHTGAAELGPYRHYMQKEIFEQPRAIGDTLEGVTGIAPELFGDEAYRIFNKVDSVLILACGTSYYAGLTAKYWIESIAGLPVNIEIASEYRYRDSVPNPNALVVTISQSGETADTLAALKHARSQDMNNTLTICNVATSAMVRECKLSYITRAGVEVGVASTKAFTTQLTALFLLTLCLAQVRGRLTDEQEAAHLKAMRHLPAAVGAVLALEPQIIAWAEEFARKENALFLGRGLHYPIALEGALKLKEISYIHAEAYPAGELKHGPLALVTQEMPVVTVAPNDALIEKLKSNMQEVRARGGQLYVFADADSRIAPSEGVHVIRLPEHYGHLSPILHVVPLQLLAYHTALARGTDVDKPRNLAKSVTVE from the coding sequence ATGTGTGGCATCGTCGGCGCGGTCGCGCAGCGCAACATCACCCCCATCCTGCTGGAAGGCTTGAAACGCCTGGAGTACCGCGGCTACGATTCCTGCGGCGTGGCGCTGCATGTCGACGGCGCGCTGCAGCGCTCGCGCAGCACCTCGCGCGTGGCCGAGCTGCAGGCGCAGGTCGAGAAGGCCGGGCTGGCCGGCTTTACGGGGATTGCGCATACGCGCTGGGCCACGCACGGCGCGCCGGCCTCGCATAACGCCCACCCGCACTTCTCGCGCGAGCGCATCGCGCTGGTCCACAACGGCATCATCGAGAACCACGACGAGCTGCGCGAGGAACTGCGCGCGGCCGGCTATGTCTTCGAAAGCCAGACCGACACCGAGGTGATCGCCCACCTGATCGACCACATGTACACCGGCGACCTGTTCGAGACTGTGCAGCAGGCGGTCAGGCGCCTGCACGGCGCCTATGCGATCGCGGTGTTCTGCCGCGACGAGCCGCACCGCGTGGTCGGCGCGCGCCAGGGCTCGCCGCTGATCGTGGGCGTGGGCAACGGCGAGAACTTCCTGGCGTCCGACGCCATGGCACTGGCCGGCACCACCGACCAGATCATCTATCTGGAAGAAGGCGACGTGGTCGACCTGCAGCTGCAGCGCTACTGGATCGTCGACGGCGACGGCAAGCCGGCGCAGCGCGAGGTGCGCACCGTGCACGCGCACACCGGCGCGGCCGAGCTCGGCCCGTACCGCCACTACATGCAAAAGGAAATCTTCGAGCAGCCGCGCGCCATCGGCGACACGCTCGAAGGCGTGACCGGCATCGCGCCGGAGCTGTTCGGCGACGAGGCCTACCGCATTTTCAACAAGGTCGACTCAGTGCTGATCCTCGCCTGCGGCACCAGCTATTACGCCGGGCTGACCGCGAAATACTGGATCGAATCGATCGCCGGCCTGCCGGTCAATATCGAAATCGCCAGCGAATACCGCTACCGCGACAGCGTGCCCAACCCGAACGCGCTGGTGGTGACGATTTCGCAAAGCGGCGAGACGGCCGACACGCTGGCGGCGTTGAAGCACGCGCGCTCGCAGGACATGAACAACACGCTCACGATCTGCAACGTCGCCACCAGCGCGATGGTACGCGAATGCAAGCTGTCCTACATCACGCGCGCCGGCGTCGAAGTCGGCGTGGCATCGACCAAGGCATTCACCACGCAGCTGACGGCGCTGTTCCTCTTGACGTTGTGCCTGGCACAGGTGCGCGGACGCCTGACCGACGAGCAGGAAGCGGCGCACCTGAAGGCGATGCGCCACCTGCCGGCGGCGGTGGGCGCGGTGCTGGCGCTGGAACCGCAGATCATCGCCTGGGCGGAGGAATTCGCGCGCAAGGAGAATGCCCTCTTCCTCGGCCGCGGCCTGCACTACCCGATCGCGCTGGAAGGCGCCTTGAAGTTGAAGGAAATCTCGTACATCCACGCCGAGGCTTACCCGGCCGGCGAATTGAAGCATGGCCCGCTGGCGCTGGTGACGCAGGAAATGCCGGTGGTGACGGTGGCGCCGAACGACGCGCTGATCGAAAAGCTGAAATCGAACATGCAGGAAGTGCGTGCGCGCGGCGGCCAGCTGTACGTGTTCGCCGACGCCGATTCGCGCATCGCGCCGAGCGAAGGCGTGCACGTGATACGGCTGCCGGAACACTACGGCCATCTGTCGCCGATCCTGCACGTGGTGCCGCTGCAGCTGCTGGCGTATCACACTGCGCTGGCGCGCGGCACGGATGTCGACAAGCCGCGCAACCTGGCGAAATCCGTGACGGTCGAATAA
- a CDS encoding GYD domain-containing protein → MPKYLIQARYFSDGVKGLLKEGGTGRRDAVEELFKSIGGTVEAFYFAFGNEDVFIIGDLPDNVTAAALAIRVNAAGVTQCKTTVLLTPQEIDEAVTKTGTYRPPGYEIDQAEVAKWDSEGGHLAKDSPGKRNQ, encoded by the coding sequence ATGCCAAAGTATCTCATTCAAGCCAGATATTTCAGCGACGGTGTAAAGGGCCTGCTCAAAGAGGGAGGGACGGGGCGACGTGATGCTGTTGAGGAACTATTCAAATCGATCGGCGGAACCGTTGAAGCTTTTTATTTTGCCTTTGGTAACGAGGACGTTTTCATCATTGGCGATCTCCCAGACAATGTCACTGCCGCCGCACTTGCGATCAGAGTCAATGCCGCTGGAGTGACCCAGTGCAAAACGACCGTGCTGCTTACCCCTCAGGAAATTGACGAGGCGGTGACGAAGACCGGTACTTATCGACCGCCGGGGTATGAGATTGACCAAGCTGAAGTCGCAAAGTGGGATAGCGAAGGCGGACATCTTGCAAAAGATTCGCCCGGAAAAAGAAATCAGTGA
- a CDS encoding Crp/Fnr family transcriptional regulator, which translates to MFPEHYPQQNRLLAALSPAEFARLSPQLELVPIHLDDVLYESGSRMAHAYFPTTSIISLLHIMEDGASTGIAVVGNEGILGISLFMGGETTPSRAVVQSSGYGYRLKAQLLKDEFNRAGPMLHLLLRYTQALITQIAQTAVCNRHHSIEQQLCRWLLLILDRLSSNELRMTQELIANMLGVRREGVTEAAGKLQAAGLIHYSRGHITVIDRKGVEALACECYAVVKKEFDRLLPNTTAN; encoded by the coding sequence ATGTTTCCAGAGCATTACCCGCAGCAAAACCGTTTGTTGGCGGCGCTGTCGCCAGCCGAGTTTGCACGCCTCTCGCCTCAACTGGAACTCGTGCCCATACATCTTGACGACGTCTTGTACGAGTCGGGAAGCCGGATGGCGCACGCTTATTTCCCCACCACATCGATCATATCGCTGCTGCATATAATGGAGGATGGCGCGTCGACTGGAATTGCGGTGGTCGGCAATGAGGGAATACTGGGCATATCCCTGTTCATGGGTGGTGAAACGACTCCCAGCCGGGCGGTTGTGCAAAGTTCCGGCTATGGATATCGCTTGAAAGCGCAGCTTCTTAAAGACGAGTTCAATCGCGCGGGCCCCATGCTGCATCTACTGCTGCGATACACACAGGCACTGATTACGCAAATTGCGCAGACAGCAGTGTGCAACCGTCACCATTCAATCGAACAGCAATTGTGCCGATGGCTGTTGCTTATCCTTGATCGTCTTTCTTCAAATGAATTGCGGATGACACAAGAACTGATTGCAAACATGCTTGGCGTGCGACGCGAGGGAGTAACGGAAGCAGCAGGAAAACTGCAAGCCGCCGGCCTGATCCATTACAGCCGTGGCCACATCACCGTGATCGACCGGAAGGGAGTGGAGGCCCTGGCATGTGAATGCTATGCGGTCGTCAAGAAGGAATTCGATCGCCTCTTGCCCAATACCACAGCAAATTAA
- a CDS encoding CsbD family protein yields MNRDQIRGGLKDAAGKIQRKFGQMVGSHRQETSGMETQAEGKTQKTAGDVTGTLDKAADNVRDTFRK; encoded by the coding sequence ATGAATCGCGATCAAATCAGAGGCGGCCTCAAGGATGCAGCCGGCAAGATTCAACGGAAATTCGGCCAAATGGTTGGAAGCCATCGCCAGGAAACCAGTGGGATGGAGACCCAAGCCGAAGGCAAGACCCAGAAAACAGCTGGCGATGTCACCGGCACACTGGATAAAGCGGCAGATAACGTGAGGGATACTTTTAGAAAATAG
- a CDS encoding hemolysin III family protein, translating into MNEALMQRSATRTMRIQSQPEEMANSVSHGIGFIAALVGTPFLIMQAVKRDDAGVVTAMALFSTSMIILYLASTLYHALPGGKAKRVFRMIEHSAIYLLIAGTYTPFTLGILRGAWGWSLFGAVWTIAAVGIALKVFGLGSHPVVSTSLYLLMGWLVVVAAVPLVAHMPRTGLLLLLAGGLSYTVGVSFFAADSRLKYGHFIWHLFVLAGTVCHYFAVLWYAV; encoded by the coding sequence ATGAATGAAGCACTAATGCAGCGATCTGCAACAAGGACCATGCGCATCCAGTCGCAGCCAGAAGAAATGGCAAACAGCGTTAGCCATGGAATCGGTTTTATCGCGGCACTTGTCGGCACACCGTTCCTGATCATGCAAGCGGTAAAGCGCGATGACGCGGGCGTTGTCACTGCGATGGCATTGTTCTCGACAAGTATGATTATTCTTTACCTCGCATCGACGCTCTATCATGCGCTACCGGGCGGGAAGGCAAAGCGGGTGTTTCGGATGATCGAGCATTCCGCAATTTATTTGTTGATTGCCGGGACGTACACGCCTTTTACGCTTGGCATTCTCCGAGGGGCATGGGGATGGTCACTGTTCGGCGCGGTATGGACGATTGCCGCTGTCGGGATTGCGCTGAAGGTGTTTGGCTTAGGCTCCCATCCGGTGGTGTCGACAAGCCTTTATTTGTTAATGGGATGGCTCGTGGTCGTGGCCGCTGTGCCGCTGGTCGCACATATGCCGCGAACTGGTCTTCTGCTCCTGCTTGCCGGAGGTTTGTCTTATACGGTGGGTGTAAGCTTTTTTGCGGCCGATTCACGATTGAAATACGGCCATTTCATTTGGCATCTCTTTGTCCTTGCCGGGACTGTATGCCATTACTTCGCGGTGCTCTGGTATGCAGTTTGA
- a CDS encoding DUF6279 family lipoprotein, with the protein MHALAHAGSENDNVHRSRGDVIQNFIMRSRRGFLAKLSVLALACLIAGCSALRLGYANGESVVYWWLDGYVDFTSEQKPLVKSQIRQLFAWHRATQLQDYARLLAQAQQDLQRPLTAADALEDYAALKKRAMLVTDKALPALADLALSLQPKQIDHLARKFAANNEKYRKDALQGGVEERQRFRFKKFMKQAEYWFGDFSAQQEARIRAASDARPLDNELWMADRLRRQQELLRLLRKIQAERPGREAVMTMLRSYIDAVFNIVSYDEHKALFDASQDANAKLVALLVNIATPQQKAHAAKRLQSLIEDCRALAVQ; encoded by the coding sequence TTGCATGCGCTTGCCCATGCCGGCAGCGAGAATGACAACGTTCATAGAAGTAGAGGTGATGTGATACAAAATTTTATCATGCGATCCCGTCGCGGCTTTTTGGCGAAGCTCAGCGTTTTGGCTCTGGCCTGCCTGATTGCCGGGTGCAGCGCGCTGCGCCTCGGCTATGCCAACGGCGAGAGCGTCGTCTATTGGTGGCTGGATGGCTACGTCGACTTTACAAGCGAGCAAAAGCCCTTGGTCAAAAGCCAGATCAGGCAGCTTTTTGCATGGCATCGCGCGACCCAGCTGCAGGACTATGCGCGCCTGCTCGCACAAGCGCAGCAAGACCTGCAGCGCCCGCTGACCGCGGCCGATGCGCTGGAAGATTATGCGGCCTTGAAGAAGCGCGCCATGCTGGTGACCGACAAGGCGCTGCCGGCGCTGGCCGACTTGGCCTTGTCGCTGCAGCCGAAACAGATCGACCACCTGGCGAGGAAGTTCGCGGCGAACAACGAAAAGTATCGCAAGGACGCCCTGCAAGGCGGCGTCGAGGAACGTCAACGCTTCCGTTTCAAGAAATTTATGAAACAGGCCGAGTACTGGTTCGGCGACTTCAGCGCGCAGCAGGAAGCGCGGATTCGCGCCGCGTCCGATGCGCGCCCGCTCGATAACGAGCTGTGGATGGCGGATCGCCTGCGGCGCCAGCAGGAACTGCTCCGGCTGCTGCGAAAAATTCAGGCGGAGAGGCCGGGCCGCGAAGCGGTGATGACGATGCTGCGTTCGTATATCGACGCGGTGTTCAATATTGTCAGCTACGACGAACACAAGGCGCTTTTCGACGCCTCGCAAGACGCCAACGCGAAGCTGGTGGCACTGCTGGTGAATATCGCCACGCCGCAGCAGAAGGCGCATGCGGCAAAGCGCCTGCAGAGCCTGATCGAGGATTGCCGGGCGCTGGCGGTGCAGTAG
- a CDS encoding Lrp/AsnC family transcriptional regulator: MSEDNLMLDELDRRILNALQADASQTNNELAASVHASAPTCLRRVKRMVDAGVIQRQVAIVAPEKVGAGLTALVEITLDHQAAERMVEFEALVAGEPAVLQCYRVSPGPDFVLVVQVADMPAYHALAHRLFASHANVRNVRSFFSIHRSKFETRIPL, encoded by the coding sequence ATGTCCGAAGACAACCTCATGCTCGACGAGCTGGACCGGCGCATCCTGAACGCCTTGCAGGCGGATGCCTCGCAGACCAATAATGAGCTGGCCGCCAGCGTGCACGCCTCGGCACCGACCTGCCTGCGCCGGGTCAAGCGGATGGTCGACGCCGGCGTCATCCAGCGGCAGGTGGCGATCGTCGCTCCGGAAAAGGTGGGGGCTGGGCTCACGGCTTTAGTCGAGATCACTCTCGATCACCAGGCCGCCGAGCGCATGGTGGAATTCGAGGCGCTGGTGGCAGGCGAGCCGGCCGTGCTGCAATGCTACCGGGTGTCGCCCGGGCCGGATTTCGTGCTGGTGGTGCAGGTGGCGGACATGCCGGCCTACCACGCGCTGGCGCACCGCCTGTTCGCCTCGCATGCGAACGTGCGCAACGTGCGCAGCTTCTTTTCCATCCATCGCAGCAAGTTCGAGACGCGCATTCCGCTGTAA
- a CDS encoding BON domain-containing protein translates to MRYHPTIINNGAIPASLNINLRNRPLSSSAADQKRRMKGTRHDDDAQIARDVMNELRLETSLSAMQISVAVKDGIATLSGRADGNGELSLIETAARRIAGVKGVMMKLELRSPELGIRSDDDILSECENVLGVAMSGPNNGVKVRVNNGWVSLSGDVAWGYERWMAEAAISQLPDVTGVNSQIHVREKK, encoded by the coding sequence ATGCGTTATCACCCAACTATTATCAATAACGGCGCCATACCTGCTTCGTTAAACATAAACCTCCGCAATAGGCCACTTTCGTCGTCAGCTGCAGATCAGAAAAGGCGAATGAAAGGGACCAGGCATGACGATGATGCGCAAATTGCGCGAGACGTGATGAATGAACTGCGATTGGAAACGTCTCTATCCGCCATGCAGATTAGTGTGGCGGTGAAGGACGGTATTGCGACATTGAGCGGTCGAGCCGATGGCAATGGAGAATTGTCGTTGATCGAAACCGCGGCACGACGCATTGCGGGAGTGAAAGGAGTGATGATGAAGCTGGAACTTCGTTCGCCGGAACTAGGCATACGCAGTGACGATGACATTTTGAGCGAGTGCGAAAACGTGTTGGGCGTGGCAATGTCCGGCCCAAACAACGGTGTCAAAGTGCGCGTCAATAATGGATGGGTATCCCTGTCGGGAGACGTGGCGTGGGGCTACGAGCGATGGATGGCCGAAGCCGCAATAAGTCAACTGCCGGACGTGACAGGTGTCAACAGCCAGATCCATGTTCGGGAGAAAAAATGA
- the glmU gene encoding bifunctional UDP-N-acetylglucosamine diphosphorylase/glucosamine-1-phosphate N-acetyltransferase GlmU: MNVVILAAGMGKRMQSALPKVLHPLAGKPLLSHVIDTAKSLSPGAMCVIYGHGGEAVPQAVAAPDISFAKQEPQLGTGHAVMQAVPHLRDDAPTLILYGDVPLTTGQSLQRLLDSAGADKLAVLTVELDDPTGYGRIVRQDGKIVGIVEQKDADDAERAIREVNTGIMVAPTAQLKKWLATLSNDNAQREYYLTDIVARAVADGIPVVSAQPSAVWETLGVNSKVQLAELERIHQRNIAGALLEQGVTLADPARIDVRGSLICGRDVTIDVNCVFEGKVELEDGVTIGAHCVIKDARIARGANIKPFCHIEDASVGADSQIGPYARLRPGTELGDDVHIGNFVEVKNSQIAAHSKANHLAYVGDATVGSRVNIGAGTITCNYDGANKHRTIIEDDVFIGSDTQLVAPVRVGKGANLGAGTTLTKDAPEGKLTLSRAKQMTIDGWKRPVKAKK; this comes from the coding sequence ATGAACGTTGTCATTCTCGCTGCCGGCATGGGCAAGCGCATGCAATCGGCACTGCCGAAAGTCCTCCACCCGCTGGCCGGAAAACCGCTGCTGTCGCATGTGATCGATACCGCGAAATCCCTGTCGCCAGGCGCCATGTGTGTGATCTATGGCCATGGCGGCGAAGCGGTTCCGCAAGCGGTGGCCGCCCCCGATATCAGTTTTGCCAAACAGGAGCCGCAGCTCGGCACCGGGCACGCGGTGATGCAGGCGGTACCGCATCTGCGCGACGACGCGCCGACCCTGATCCTGTACGGCGACGTGCCGCTGACGACCGGGCAATCGCTGCAACGACTGTTGGACAGCGCCGGCGCCGATAAGTTGGCGGTGCTGACCGTGGAGCTGGACGATCCGACCGGTTACGGCCGCATCGTGCGCCAGGACGGCAAGATCGTCGGCATCGTCGAACAGAAGGATGCCGACGATGCCGAACGCGCGATCCGCGAGGTCAACACCGGCATCATGGTCGCGCCCACCGCGCAACTGAAAAAATGGCTGGCGACGCTATCGAACGATAACGCTCAGCGCGAATATTATTTGACCGACATCGTCGCGCGCGCGGTCGCCGACGGCATTCCCGTTGTATCGGCGCAGCCGTCGGCAGTCTGGGAAACGCTGGGCGTCAACAGCAAGGTACAGCTGGCCGAGCTGGAGCGCATCCATCAGCGCAATATCGCTGGCGCGCTGCTCGAACAAGGCGTGACGCTGGCCGATCCGGCGCGCATCGACGTGCGCGGCAGCCTGATCTGCGGGCGCGACGTGACCATCGACGTCAATTGCGTCTTCGAGGGCAAGGTCGAACTGGAAGACGGCGTGACCATCGGCGCACATTGCGTGATCAAGGATGCGCGCATCGCGCGCGGCGCGAACATCAAGCCGTTCTGCCATATCGAGGATGCCTCGGTGGGCGCCGATTCGCAGATCGGGCCCTACGCGCGCCTGCGCCCCGGCACCGAACTGGGCGACGATGTCCATATCGGCAATTTCGTCGAGGTGAAGAACAGCCAGATCGCCGCGCACAGCAAGGCCAATCACCTGGCATATGTCGGCGACGCCACCGTCGGCTCGCGCGTCAACATCGGCGCCGGCACCATCACCTGCAACTACGACGGCGCCAACAAGCACCGCACCATCATCGAGGATGACGTCTTCATCGGCAGCGACACGCAGCTGGTGGCGCCGGTACGGGTGGGCAAGGGCGCCAATCTGGGCGCCGGCACCACGCTGACCAAGGATGCGCCGGAAGGCAAGCTGACGCTGTCGCGCGCCAAGCAGATGACGATCGACGGCTGGAAGCGGCCGGTCAAGGCGAAGAAGTAA
- a CDS encoding bifunctional diguanylate cyclase/phosphodiesterase — MEANTVLIITSNDNDALMIEETLKKARDGPFITARARDLSAAQNRLRRGGIDIVLVDLFLKDSEGGATFDALFQLKPSVPIMTLCDEENEATAIEAVQHGAQGYLSKGYFSNTLIPQALRSIIQRKKIEEALYVEKERARVTLESIGDGVLSTDVDCNITYLNPEAERMTGWSRDEARGRPIAEIFHLINSDTRQPAKNPVEAVIADKKNMALYARSILVRRNGYEAPIEDSAAPIFDRNGNVTGAVVTFRDVSETQAMAQKMAHLAEHDYLTGLPNRLLLSDRLSQAIAYAVRHHSKLAVFFLDLDNFKHINDSLGHGVGDEILSEVAKRLTSQVRHSDTVSRLGGDEFVVLVLEDTDVEHFPVTAEKILRALAAPHHLSGNELHVTTSIGISLFPEDGANAETLIKNADTAMYHAKKKGKNNFQFFNSEMNARAVARQTTEVGLRRAIERDEFVLHYQPKVDLESGKVTGAEALIRWQHPQRGTVLPESFIPVAEDSGLIVPIGSIVLRKACEQLKKWREEGLAPIVVSVNMSALEFRDKRFSRNVRQLLQETGVASHLLQLELTESALMRNIETSIAILRDLKQMGVQIAIDDFGTGYSSLSYLSQLPIDVLKIDRSFVHAITGNNDNGVIVSAVIGMGASLSQRVIAEGVETKEQLDFLHAHHCDEGQGYLFSAAMPAEEFGRFFTAANSTGIGCLQ, encoded by the coding sequence ATGGAGGCTAATACTGTATTGATCATCACAAGTAATGACAATGATGCCTTGATGATTGAAGAAACGTTAAAGAAGGCAAGAGACGGCCCTTTTATTACCGCCCGGGCGCGCGACCTGTCCGCGGCGCAGAACCGGTTACGCAGGGGAGGCATCGACATCGTTCTTGTCGACCTGTTCCTCAAGGATAGCGAAGGAGGCGCAACTTTTGATGCGCTGTTTCAGTTGAAACCTTCCGTTCCCATCATGACGCTGTGTGATGAGGAAAACGAGGCCACCGCCATCGAGGCGGTACAACACGGTGCGCAGGGCTATCTGTCAAAGGGGTATTTCTCCAACACGCTTATCCCACAGGCGTTGCGTAGCATTATCCAGCGCAAGAAGATCGAGGAAGCGCTCTACGTCGAAAAAGAGCGCGCCCGCGTGACGCTTGAATCCATCGGCGATGGCGTACTCAGTACCGACGTGGATTGCAATATCACTTATCTCAATCCGGAAGCCGAACGAATGACCGGATGGTCGCGCGACGAAGCACGCGGACGGCCGATTGCTGAAATCTTTCACCTCATTAACAGCGATACGCGGCAGCCTGCCAAAAACCCGGTTGAAGCCGTTATTGCAGACAAGAAGAACATGGCTCTGTATGCCAGGTCGATCCTCGTTCGACGGAATGGTTATGAAGCGCCGATTGAAGATTCCGCTGCACCGATTTTCGACAGAAACGGCAACGTGACTGGTGCTGTCGTCACGTTTCGCGATGTGTCGGAAACCCAGGCGATGGCGCAGAAAATGGCGCATCTCGCGGAACACGATTATCTCACCGGCTTGCCGAACCGCTTGCTTCTCAGTGACCGCCTGTCCCAGGCTATCGCCTACGCCGTGCGTCATCATTCCAAACTTGCCGTCTTTTTTTTGGATCTCGATAACTTCAAGCATATCAATGACTCGCTCGGCCATGGTGTAGGAGACGAGATACTCAGCGAGGTCGCGAAACGCCTGACGTCGCAGGTTCGCCACTCCGACACCGTCAGCCGTCTGGGCGGTGATGAATTCGTTGTGCTGGTTCTGGAAGATACCGATGTCGAACATTTTCCCGTCACTGCAGAGAAAATTCTTCGGGCGCTGGCTGCACCGCATCATCTCTCAGGCAACGAACTGCATGTCACGACAAGTATCGGTATCAGTCTGTTCCCAGAAGATGGGGCCAATGCCGAAACCCTAATTAAAAATGCCGATACTGCGATGTATCACGCGAAGAAAAAGGGGAAAAATAACTTCCAGTTCTTCAACAGCGAGATGAACGCCCGCGCAGTTGCACGACAGACGACGGAAGTCGGGCTGCGCCGGGCCATTGAGCGTGACGAGTTTGTTTTGCATTATCAACCCAAGGTCGATCTCGAATCAGGAAAGGTGACTGGGGCGGAAGCGCTGATCCGATGGCAGCATCCGCAACGCGGCACCGTCCTTCCCGAATCGTTTATTCCGGTGGCCGAGGACTCTGGTCTGATCGTTCCCATCGGGAGCATTGTCCTTCGAAAAGCATGCGAGCAGCTCAAGAAGTGGCGGGAAGAAGGGTTGGCGCCAATCGTCGTGTCGGTGAATATGTCCGCACTCGAGTTTCGGGACAAACGCTTCTCGAGGAATGTGCGTCAGCTACTGCAGGAAACCGGTGTGGCGTCGCACCTGCTCCAGCTGGAGTTGACCGAATCTGCTCTCATGCGCAACATTGAAACAAGCATCGCGATTCTTCGGGATCTCAAGCAGATGGGAGTGCAGATCGCCATTGACGACTTCGGGACCGGCTATTCGAGCCTGAGCTACCTGAGCCAACTCCCTATCGATGTGCTGAAGATCGACCGGTCCTTTGTCCATGCAATTACGGGCAATAACGATAATGGTGTGATCGTGAGCGCGGTCATCGGCATGGGGGCGAGTCTCAGTCAAAGGGTGATTGCGGAAGGCGTCGAAACCAAGGAACAACTCGACTTCCTTCATGCCCATCATTGCGATGAAGGCCAAGGCTATTTATTTAGTGCTGCGATGCCGGCCGAAGAGTTTGGTCGATTTTTCACGGCAGCCAATTCTACCGGGATAGGTTGCTTGCAGTAG
- a CDS encoding AI-2E family transporter, whose protein sequence is MLGIDTRAAKAAWTVFLLAAVLYLLYMVRATLLIVVLSIFFAYLVYPLVRIGERYKPRLIPRTAVVAMVFLFLIALAGVSGAVFGSRIVDEAVRLSQDLPKLLDVANVSERIPLPRFLEPQRHKMVAFVTEQVQAGAGQAVPFAKRLGVGVLHLASNLIYLILIPILSFMLIKEGPAMRQNFLMLLDRSQSKLWGRITGDLDLLLAGFVRALLLLSLATFISYSAALSLMGAPYALLLGGTAALLEFIPFVGPLAAVGVLLAVLGFSGFEHLLWVFFFILAYRGLQDYVLAPYLMSEGVEVAPLLVIIGLLAGDQIAGIAGIFLSVPVIAAIRIIFMRIREAYTAKTGAPAPSPVGLGTNSGLH, encoded by the coding sequence ATGCTTGGCATTGATACCCGCGCGGCAAAGGCCGCATGGACCGTATTCCTGTTGGCTGCGGTGTTGTACCTACTCTACATGGTTCGGGCCACCCTGTTGATCGTGGTGCTTTCGATCTTTTTCGCCTACCTGGTTTACCCGCTGGTTCGAATCGGGGAGCGTTACAAGCCCCGCCTCATTCCTCGAACCGCCGTCGTTGCGATGGTGTTCCTGTTTTTGATTGCGCTCGCTGGTGTATCTGGCGCTGTGTTTGGGAGTCGGATCGTTGATGAAGCGGTGCGCCTGAGCCAGGACTTGCCCAAACTACTCGACGTCGCCAACGTCTCGGAACGGATCCCCTTGCCAAGGTTTCTCGAACCGCAGCGCCATAAGATGGTTGCGTTTGTGACGGAACAGGTGCAAGCCGGAGCGGGCCAGGCTGTCCCCTTTGCCAAACGCCTAGGAGTTGGCGTACTGCATTTGGCCAGCAACCTGATCTACCTGATTCTGATCCCGATTCTCAGCTTTATGCTGATCAAGGAAGGACCGGCAATGCGCCAGAATTTCCTGATGCTGCTCGATCGTTCGCAAAGCAAGCTGTGGGGACGCATTACGGGCGACCTGGATCTGCTGTTGGCTGGCTTTGTGCGCGCCCTCCTGCTGCTGTCGTTGGCCACCTTCATTAGCTACAGCGCTGCCTTATCCCTCATGGGCGCCCCCTACGCGCTGCTCTTGGGCGGGACGGCGGCGCTTCTGGAATTTATTCCTTTCGTCGGGCCACTGGCAGCCGTCGGCGTGCTCCTGGCGGTGCTTGGATTCAGCGGGTTTGAACATTTGCTTTGGGTATTCTTCTTTATCCTGGCGTACCGTGGGTTGCAGGATTATGTTCTCGCCCCCTATCTGATGAGCGAAGGAGTTGAAGTTGCGCCGCTGCTGGTGATCATCGGATTGCTGGCTGGCGACCAGATCGCAGGGATTGCGGGAATTTTTTTATCAGTGCCCGTAATTGCGGCAATTCGGATCATTTTCATGCGGATACGCGAAGCCTACACCGCGAAAACTGGGGCGCCCGCCCCCAGCCCGGTTGGCCTTGGTACAAATAGCGGGTTGCACTAA